A window of the bacterium genome harbors these coding sequences:
- a CDS encoding mannose-1-phosphate guanylyltransferase, producing the protein MLSVVVMAGGSGERFWPKSRERTPKQLLPIGSKNTMLQETVKRAQALTSSKNIFIVTRIGLEKEIHKQVPHIPKRNIIIEPFARNTAAAIGLANLIIRKRDKKSITVVLPADHIIKDIGQFKKTITTACITAEEGYLVTIGIKPSYPETGYGYIRRGDRIFTEHDTGDTPGIFKVVEFREKPDLKTAREYLKKGEYYWNSGMFVWTTKCIEEAFKEYMPELYEALKVIGNSISLLLRDEIMKGKYERLEKISIDYGVMERAKNVSVVEGLFDWNDVGSWLALEKVYKKDDDNNIVVGDYIGIDTKNCILIGDKSPITAIGVSDLIIVNTGDVVLVCKKTEAQKVKELLKQIKQNKKLSKLVK; encoded by the coding sequence ATGTTGAGTGTTGTTGTTATGGCAGGAGGGAGCGGGGAGAGATTTTGGCCAAAGAGCAGGGAAAGAACGCCTAAGCAGTTATTGCCAATAGGTTCTAAGAATACCATGCTTCAGGAAACAGTAAAAAGAGCGCAAGCTCTAACTTCTTCAAAAAATATTTTTATAGTCACTCGAATTGGGTTAGAAAAGGAGATACATAAACAAGTTCCTCATATCCCAAAAAGGAATATTATAATTGAACCATTTGCTAGAAATACTGCGGCAGCAATAGGTCTTGCCAATTTAATTATTCGAAAAAGAGATAAAAAATCCATTACGGTTGTATTGCCAGCGGACCATATTATAAAAGATATTGGACAATTTAAAAAGACCATTACTACAGCTTGTATAACAGCTGAAGAAGGGTATCTTGTTACAATAGGGATAAAACCAAGCTATCCGGAAACTGGTTACGGATATATTCGCAGAGGAGATAGGATATTTACTGAGCATGATACTGGTGATACACCGGGTATTTTTAAGGTAGTTGAATTCAGAGAAAAGCCTGATTTGAAAACTGCAAGAGAGTATTTAAAGAAAGGTGAGTATTATTGGAACAGCGGTATGTTTGTATGGACAACTAAGTGCATAGAAGAAGCGTTTAAGGAATATATGCCTGAACTTTATGAGGCGCTAAAAGTTATAGGAAATTCTATTTCATTATTGCTCAGGGATGAAATTATGAAAGGGAAGTATGAGAGGCTAGAGAAGATCTCAATCGATTACGGAGTTATGGAGAGGGCGAAAAACGTAAGCGTTGTAGAAGGTCTCTTTGACTGGAATGATGTAGGCTCATGGCTCGCTTTGGAGAAAGTCTATAAAAAAGATGATGATAATAATATCGTTGTAGGAGATTATATAGGTATTGATACAAAGAATTGTATATTAATAGGGGATAAGAGTCCAATAACTGCTATAGGTGTTTCGGATTTAATCATTGTAAACACGGGAGATGTTGTACTGGTCTGCAAGAAAACAGAGGCACAGAAAGTAAAGGAATTATTAAAACAAATTAAGCAGAATAAAAAACTTTCCAAACTGGTTAAATAA
- a CDS encoding alcohol dehydrogenase catalytic domain-containing protein, which translates to MQEMKAVFLYTDRPKHMETENVSKPDCKAEDVLIRVTACAVCGTDGRMYEGTKDTTKGFVPQIRGYGEGKFIIGHEIVGIIEEIGSKVKNPEYEVGCKVILVTSIGCQKKECRPCREGNYNMCANNRPIGYYYPGGFAEYILVQDHAVKQSVIIPVTTEEHILDEHLAMVEPLSCAINGQNYLNIKKGEYVAIVGAGPIGLMHGLLAKAKGAKVILAEYSSERLIKAKEFGFDYYIATKDTDLILNISEITKGEGIDVGIVACSVSKVAEDLLGAMAMKGRLSFFAGFPKQNSVLKLDGNIIHYKEVSIYGAFASNKAQFEEALELIASRKILMDKIVTHTFPLENTVEAMEKMLDKKGNALKVVIKP; encoded by the coding sequence ATGCAAGAAATGAAAGCTGTTTTTTTATACACAGACAGACCAAAACATATGGAAACAGAAAACGTTTCAAAACCGGATTGTAAAGCAGAAGATGTACTGATAAGAGTTACTGCTTGCGCTGTTTGTGGAACAGATGGGAGAATGTACGAAGGGACAAAAGACACCACTAAAGGATTTGTCCCCCAAATCCGAGGATATGGTGAAGGTAAATTTATTATAGGCCATGAGATCGTAGGAATCATAGAAGAAATTGGTTCTAAAGTTAAAAATCCAGAATATGAGGTTGGATGCAAAGTAATTCTGGTAACTTCCATAGGCTGCCAAAAAAAAGAGTGCAGACCTTGCAGAGAAGGCAACTACAATATGTGCGCCAATAACAGGCCTATTGGATATTATTATCCTGGAGGTTTTGCTGAATACATATTAGTTCAGGACCATGCTGTGAAACAGAGCGTTATAATCCCTGTCACAACCGAGGAGCATATTTTAGATGAACATCTTGCAATGGTTGAACCACTTTCCTGTGCAATAAACGGCCAGAATTATCTAAATATTAAAAAAGGTGAGTATGTTGCTATAGTAGGAGCAGGTCCCATTGGTTTGATGCATGGTCTATTGGCAAAAGCCAAAGGAGCAAAGGTTATACTGGCTGAATATTCTTCAGAAAGACTCATAAAGGCAAAAGAATTTGGGTTTGACTATTATATTGCAACTAAAGATACTGATTTAATACTGAATATATCAGAAATTACTAAAGGTGAAGGTATTGACGTGGGAATAGTCGCATGCTCCGTTAGCAAAGTAGCAGAAGATCTTTTAGGGGCAATGGCTATGAAAGGAAGATTAAGCTTTTTTGCCGGATTCCCGAAACAGAATTCCGTTTTAAAATTGGATGGAAACATAATTCATTATAAAGAAGTCTCTATTTACGGCGCATTTGCTTCAAATAAGGCACAATTTGAGGAAGCATTAGAGCTAATTGCAAGCAGAAAAATACTTATGGATAAAATAGTTACACATACATTCCCTTTAGAAAATACAGTTGAAGCAATGGAAAAAATGCTGGATAAAAAAGGCAACGCCTTAAAAGTGGTTATAAAACCGTAA
- a CDS encoding rhamnulokinase — protein MMKSKNYIAVDLGAESGRLMLGKFDGKKIVLEEKHRFTTGGTRLNNTLYWDAINFFNEIKKGLRKCSKSKISAIAFDSWGVDFGLIDKNNHLLENPVHYRDSRTDGMMEECFKKMSREEVFEGTGIQFMQINTLYQLLWMRINQPYLLQSSDCLLPIAALFSYFFSGEKAAEFTLATTTQCYDPRKNRWSGEILERLDIPCKIMPRIVNPGTVIGKLLPSISCELEISQIPVIATASHDTAAAVAAVPAEGDNWAFLSSGTWSLMGCEISSPLINQKVLKNNFTNEGGVNNTFRFLKNIMGLWLVQECKRSWESQNIKLSYSDLTKQAEKAKAFLCFIDPEDITFLKPGNMPEKIQNYCRKTNQKVPSDKGSILRCVMESLAFKYRQVLEKLEEMRQRKIDVLHIVGGGIQNKLLCQLTANATKKHIVAGPVEATATGNILIQAIATGELSSVKQAREIVRNSFELIKYEPEQTDIWEEAYKRYKNLKSKN, from the coding sequence GTGATGAAAAGCAAGAATTACATAGCTGTTGATCTAGGCGCAGAAAGCGGGCGGTTAATGCTTGGTAAATTCGATGGTAAGAAAATAGTTCTTGAAGAGAAACATAGATTTACTACAGGAGGCACAAGGCTTAATAACACCCTCTATTGGGACGCCATAAATTTCTTTAACGAGATAAAAAAAGGACTGCGAAAGTGTTCTAAGTCTAAAATCTCTGCAATTGCATTCGATAGCTGGGGCGTAGATTTCGGACTCATTGATAAAAATAACCATTTATTAGAAAATCCTGTGCATTACCGGGACAGTCGGACTGATGGAATGATGGAAGAATGTTTCAAGAAAATGTCACGAGAAGAAGTATTTGAAGGAACAGGTATCCAGTTTATGCAAATAAACACACTTTATCAACTACTATGGATGAGAATAAATCAGCCCTATCTTCTTCAATCGAGCGATTGTCTCTTGCCGATAGCCGCCCTGTTTAGCTATTTTTTTTCCGGAGAAAAAGCAGCGGAATTTACCCTGGCTACTACCACTCAATGTTATGATCCGCGCAAGAACAGATGGAGCGGTGAAATTCTAGAAAGATTAGATATTCCCTGCAAAATAATGCCCCGTATTGTAAATCCTGGGACAGTTATAGGCAAACTACTACCGTCTATATCTTGTGAATTGGAAATATCTCAAATACCTGTCATTGCTACAGCGTCGCATGATACAGCTGCAGCAGTTGCGGCTGTTCCAGCTGAAGGTGATAACTGGGCATTTTTAAGTTCGGGCACATGGTCTTTAATGGGATGTGAAATAAGCAGTCCATTGATAAATCAGAAAGTCTTAAAAAATAATTTTACTAATGAAGGAGGCGTAAACAATACATTTCGTTTTCTGAAAAATATCATGGGGCTCTGGCTGGTTCAGGAATGTAAAAGAAGCTGGGAATCACAAAACATAAAACTTTCCTACTCTGATTTAACAAAACAAGCAGAAAAGGCAAAAGCATTTCTCTGTTTTATCGATCCCGAAGATATAACTTTTTTGAAGCCGGGCAATATGCCGGAAAAAATACAGAACTACTGTCGCAAAACAAATCAAAAAGTTCCATCGGATAAAGGAAGCATCTTGCGTTGTGTCATGGAAAGCCTAGCTTTTAAATATCGCCAGGTTCTTGAAAAACTTGAAGAAATGCGACAGCGAAAAATAGATGTGCTACACATTGTTGGAGGAGGAATACAAAATAAGCTTTTATGTCAACTCACTGCGAATGCAACTAAAAAACATATTGTTGCCGGCCCTGTTGAAGCCACAGCAACTGGTAATATCTTGATACAAGCCATTGCAACAGGTGAGCTCTCATCCGTTAAACAGGCAAGAGAAATTGTTCGAAACTCGTTTGAGCTCATTAAATATGAACCTGAACAAACAGATATATGGGAAGAAGCTTATAAAAGATACAAAAACCTTAAATCTAAAAACTGA